CTTAATCGCATACCCCATAATGGAAGTCCCGGCTACAGGCGATTCTATGGAGATGGCTTCACCCTATCAAGGGCAGGTTGACGATTTCGACTTCGATATCGACCTCATGGAGGACCATGTCTCGAACATGGACAGTGAAATGATGGGTGCAGATGAATTTACAAGTACCTCCCACCCCAACGAACTCAACAATGACGCGATCTACGATGCCGACATGGCCGATGAACCCTCCGAAGGATCGATGATCGACGCTGACAACTACGCCGATGAAGACAATGATATTGACGTTCAGTTTGAAGAAGAGCCATACGAAGAAGAAATGATTGAGACTGATCAGGCCGAAGACGTCAATATTGCCACTCCTGTCATTCATCTTGAACCTGCAGGCAGCATCGAAGACGCTACCAGCACCGTCAAGGGGGATGCTACAGTCACAAACGTGGAACCCCTCGAGGCAGCACCTCAAGGCTCAAGTGGCTCTGTGGAACTTGCTTCCATTCAAAATGAAGCTCAGGCTTCTGGAGCTGAGGGCCTAGACACGCAGGCCCAGCTAAGCACGGCTGATGCTGATGACCTTGCTAAGGAACCATCTGAAACCTGTATCAGTTCCGAAACCAGCGGTCATTATGGAAAGTCAGAGATTGGTGAAGAGGCTAATGAGACATCACACCCTGCTGTGTCAGAGACTGAAGCAACGCAAGTTCACAAGGAAGACTCGGAGACTAGTCAAATCAAAcattccaccgaagataaCCACACTCATAAAGCTGCGCACCCAGAAGCGCAGCCTTTGTCTGAGGAAAATCACCTGGTTGCAGATGAGGATACATCTCTTCAACACGTCGCATACATCGATGAGTCTCTTCATCCAGTCAAAATTCTGTATCAGGACTGTGAGATCGCTCTGTTCCCTCCCCTTGAGGGAGACTTGGCGGACACCTTCTTTATTGAAGATGAAGCTTTAGCTTACGAGAACATTGGTGAAATCTTCAAGGCGCTGCGCCATGTGCTTCAAAAAACAATGGCAGGCAATGAGGTCCTGGTCATCGATATTGACACCCTCGGTATCCAAATGACGGAGGTAAATGCCTTCTCAATGATCTTATATCGGCAAACTCACTGACTTGTGCTTTCAGGACTCATTCCATACGTCTCAGGTTACGTTGCAACAGATCCTAGATCTTTATCTTAGACTTTGTCGAAATGATGGTACCACCGATCCCGATGCACTCTATCTTACGCTGAGCACTAAGCGTGCGTTCCCCGCCGAGATCGCAGATCTCAATGACGCTGCAATTGAAGGCAAGAAACTTTCCGAGCTTCATTTTGAGCTTCATACATGGGATGAATACGATGAAGTCGAAGCAGGTTCCGATGAGGACCTTGGCGCCCATGGGGCTGAGGAGCACGAAGACGAAGTCTTCTACACCGCCGAGGCCGAAAAAGAGCAGTCAATCGCGGAAGTGCAAACGACTCCAGGActcgaagaagagcaagcgCCAAATAGCGAACAGTCTCAGGTCCAGGCTGAAGTTGTCTCTGACGCTCAACTAGAGATCTTGCATGCGCAGGAGAAGGATAGATCTGCCTCTAGTGTGCGAAGTGTTGAAGCTGCACCTGAGTCTCAATCTCATCTAGTCCAGCCTGAGAACAAAGAGTCAGATCACTTCGATGAATCTCGCCATATTGAAAGAGATCAAGAACACGATCATGGCCATGGCGATATGAACGAAGAGCACTATGATTCCGAAGGCCGACAAAGCGATTCTACTGCCACGGTCGCTGCACTGCCTGGCGCAAGCGATATCAAAGTGCATATCCATCATGTCCCTCTGGACGTTGTTGTGGACGCCGGTACAGACCAAGACAACGAGCACTACTACGGAGAGGACCTTGAGAATAATGATCTGGGAGCCGAGGAATACTATGAGCACGAGGACATTGGCTCGGTCGATGACTCAGAGGCTTTCCAAAAAGATGTCACTGCCAGTGAAAATGCTGATGTTGATGCTCAAGAACCAGCTGATCAGACGTCTGtccttgatgaagacgaCACAGATGAGTTAGATGCCCCGCCGACAGACGAATTTGTCTCGGAAATTCTTCTACAGGATGAGAACAACCACCCTTCCCATGACCGGCGGGCACCGCCGCTTGAAAGCGGCTTGAATGGCGCCTCTGACAAGAAGGAACAAACACCAGAGCCTGCAGATGATTTACTTGGAATCGCTGTAGACCTGACGCAGAATCCCCCGAAAGACACAGAGGACGATGCCCTTGATAATTTCGAGGGTATAGACTACAATGATCCTGAGGAAGAATTCGATGCCCCCCTTGCTGCCGATGATGAGGGCGCTGATTACCATGAGTTTGACGAGAACCATTTTGGCGACTATGACACCCATTTTGACGATTCGGAGGCTGTAGAGCTGGTTGGAACAGACCCTTCCTTGTCAATCCCCCGAATCAACCAGAGCTTGTCCGCCAAACGGTCTCgcgatgatgaagacgacTGCGACCCGGTGGTTTCCACAGTTGACATCAAACGTCGCCGCTCTTCGTAAACCACGCTCCCACTTTTCTTTCTTCGACCCCTGGGGCTTTTTATTTTTACAATCTCCGCCATTCGTCACGCCTGGTGTCCAGCGAGTCTAGCCCTTGATGCTCGTTCCACGCGACCCATCACCTTCCTACATGCTAATAATCATCCTTGCCAGCAATGACCTCGACCGATGGACGTCTCGTTCGACTACTGACAGAACACAGGTATGTTCGACCCCTTCCCCCAGCATGCGCATGCTATCAACCTCCTTGGGGGCAAAcgctttctctttctccatCCCGCATCTGGATCAAACTCCGGGTGATCTCGACACCATCAACTGCCCACCATCTATTCTTGCGTTTTCTTCTTATTTTGTTCTTACTACTCTTCCCCTGCCATTGCGATTCGAGATACCACTGCCGATCTTCGGCCCAAAATCTTTGTTCGGTGTTGATGGGTGCCCGTTTGGGCTGCGTGTTTTCTATGCATTTTCCCTAGGATCTGGCGTATCGGCGCGATGGGTTAGTCCACGTGTTTGTAGCATTCTACCAATGAACCTTTGCCCCATATGCTTTTCCAGATGTATGCTCTTTAAGTGCTTCCACAACTGAATTCATAATTTAATTGTCACATTGTCTCAATTCTTTTGAATTGGTATCATTTGATGCTATCCCCCACGGTTCGAGATGCTGATCTGCCTAATTTGGCTAATATTATGGGGCACAAAGGAGCAACATTCCGGGGATGGCGGAGATCAGGAAATTATAGAATAGAATGATGCTTTGCAGAGACATGTATAGGTCATAGATAGTTGGCTAGCTAGCTGCAATAGTACCACACATGTAGTTCTAAACTCTGTACGGACCCCGGAAGTCACCCGTTTGTAGGTTTTTCAGCCACACTAAATAATGCCATGCAGTGGACCCGAGTATCTGGGGATTTCGGGCTAAGTATAGAAACCAACGCCGCATTCGGAGGCAGCTGAAAGGCCGGTCTTGGCCTCATTTCAGGGTCCAATTGGCTTTTATTCTAATAAAGGAGACTAACATTGGGAATCTATACCTATTGGGTACATCGACAAGTATCCATAACTATAAATATAATAGATATTAGTGATGGGTGATACGgaatacaacatacaataTACATGGTGGTGACCTAGGTACAGTGTGTTATGTACATACTTGTAGGACGTAAACAGTGCATAAAATACTAGTACAAGGGTTGGGGCCACCTATTCTATTTCAGGCTCTACATTATCTATGCATATTTAGATATGGTGTAAATAAATCTAATAAAAAAAGGTTCAATCAAAATTAAAAATTCCCTAAAGCATCCCTAAATCATCTCGGTACTTGGAAGCCTCCCAAGCCTCCCAAGCCTCCCAAGCCCTCTAGCCCCGTTGTTCTCTTACGCGTCCCCCGATCGGGCTTGAAACGGAACCCCACCGCACGCAGGCACATCACTCTCTCTCTGGCTTCTGGCTTCTGGCCATTTACCTACCTTCCAAGCTTCTTTACATCTTACTTACTCAACAGAATTCTCGGGCTGGCTCGTTTTTCTGTTTTGTCTTTCGCTCCCTTTGTTTTCCGCTAGTCCTTAAGTCCCTGGCTTGTTACCACGAACCCCTTCCTTTGCTCACCCGAGTCTCTCGCTCATTCCCCGATCTATTACCGGCATTGGAGGTCTTTCGACAGTAGGAGCTCCCGGCTCCTAGAATTATCACGTCAAAATGCTTCCAGATAAGTACGGCTCTTCCAACTCCTTTATGAAATgaaccccctccccccccccccccccccccctcccctcctCGAGGGCAAGCTGGTCAACTCTAACATGGTTGCGCGCTGCGCCCTTGTAGATACGTCGGGCTTATTTTAGCCATTGTATCCACCATGGCTATCGGTACGAGTTTTGTTATCACCAAAAAGGTTGGTGTACCACGAACTTTTCCGGGAAATGGGCACTTGGATCTTGGGCGCGCTGGACAAATACCGCGGCAATTCGGTCTAAAGCGATGAGCATCGGAGCGGAGTCGCTAATGCGTCTGAATACAGGGCTTGATGCATGCCTCCGAACGACATGGGTTTGAGGGTGAAGGATTCTCATATCTGAAGAGTCCTGTGTGGTGGAGTGGTATAGTGACACGTATGGAAACTATTCGCCAAATTCGACATTCCGTGATGCTAATATCCTCATAGTGGCCCTTGGTGAAGTCGCCAACTTTGCCGCATATGCCTTTGCGCCTGCAATTCTGGTCACGCCCCTTGGTGCGCTGAGTGTTCTGATCGGGTCGGGATCTCTTCCCCAATGGCGTGCATAATCTCATAGCTGACATGACATAGTGCGGTCCTGAGCTCGTACTTCCTCAACGAGATACTTGGTGTATTAGGAAAATTGGGCTGTGCGATGTGCTTGCTGGGATCAGTTGTCATTGTTCTCCATGCGCCTCCAGACAAGCAGGTGGAGACAGTCGATGAGATTCTTGGATATGCGGTTCAGCCAGGTACAAAGACTTGATCGGCGTCCGGCGCCTGAAACCCACCGCTGACTTTGCGACTAGGTTTCCTTTCTTACTGTGTCGCAGTTGCGGTTTTCTCGACTCTGATGATCTACCGGGTTGCGCCCATCTATGGCAAAAAGAACCCTCTCGTTTACATCTCGATTTGCTCCACTGTTGGGTCGGTTTCTGTCATGTCCGTCAAGGCCTTTGGGATTGCATTGAAATTGACCATTGGTGGCAACAATCAATTTGTCCACGCATCCACCTATGTCTTTGCTATTGTAACTGGTTTTTGCATTCTGACGCAGATGAACTACTTCAACAAGGCATTGAACTCTTTTTCGACTTCGATGTGAGTGTAAGCCTCAATCAATACAAAGATGCGAGACTAACATGATTCCTTCAACAGCGTGAACCCACTTTACTATGTCACCTTCACGACCGCGACCCTCTGTGCCTCCTTCATCCTTTTCAAGGGATTCAACACCACCGACGCCGTCAATACCATATCCCTACTTTGTGGATTCcttaccatcttcaccgggGTGTACCTCTTGAACCTCTCACGGCATGACCCTGATGGACACTCGATGGTGAATTTAAAATTTGACGAGGATGGAGTGCCAACAGACGGTATAACGAGCTTCCAGACTCGTCGCTCAATGCAGTCCCGTCGAAGTTCTTCGAGCGCATATTTCAATGGAAACAGCGACCGTGAAGGCCTCATCCAAGCTTTCGATGCGGAGAATGGGATCAGCATGCACACCTTGACCGAAACAAGTGATGGGGAGCCAGGTCCGACTTTCCCGCGGACCAACACACAGACTGCAGTGCACACCAAGCGAAACAGTCAGCTCTGATCGCGGTTGTGTCAAGGTCTGATTCCAATCCTCGCCTTGTAACAAGGTCTTTGAAATGATTCTCCTTCCTCTCTACACACTCGGCTGCAAGTTTCCCTTCCACGGGCTTGATCTCGACTTGTATTTTTACTGTTCCCCGAAAATGTCAGATTTGCATTGAAACTCGGGCGAACCCATCAGGCACTGGACATGTCTGTATGAACGACTGAATATGACTCTGGGTTTCTCTGGATGGATGGGGTTTGatgtctttttgttttgtctgttttcatctcttctttttcctctATCGGTGATCTGGCGTGGTGAGAGGCTTGTATATAGTTCTAGTTGGATTTCTGCAGAATAGACAGACTGGCGAATTATCTGGGTGGGGCTGGGCAGATGATGTATTTGCAGGTCAGCTGTTTATGGAACATGCCTATCTGAGATTCTTGCTTTTTCAATTCCTACATCTTTAAATTTTCAGGCTGAGTGTCTTTGGCTACATGTGTTTTTGCAAAGGGCCCATAGACGTCATTGGAAGGGCAGCTGTGTGATCTTGTTCTCCTTGAACGTGGGGAACTCGCGCAATGCCCGCTTTATTGCACAAATTGGCGATTGTCGCCACAGTCGACGGTCTGATCTTACATGCTCAGGCCAGCGGACCACGGAATACCGCTAGCAGCAACAATGAGTCCTCATCCCTCCGCATCAACTACAAGGCGGACAAAATCACCTCCTTGCCTGCTGGCGCCTCGGAGCCCCTCGACGGAAAGGACGCCCTTGAGGCCTACGGTCTCATAGGTATGTCGACGAACTGAGTGGAGTTTGAAATAAGAAACTAATCCCAGAGCGCTGCCGCTGCAGGTCTCTTGTCTGTCGCTTCTTACACATTTCTTGTTTCCATCACACAGCGTCAACAAGTAGCGCAGATCCAAGGCCGCCCGATCTACGCTGTAACCAACGTCGCGATTATTCCGATCTCATCCCAAGCAGATGCTTCCCGCGCCATCAGAAAAGCCAAGAAAGAATCATCACAAGAGGAAGTCACCATTGAAACTTTCTCCGACGAAGATGATCTCCCCGATAACGAGACCGACAGAGCCGAGGCGGAGGTGGAGATCGGCAGCCTGCCCGCATCACCTACTTGCGGTACATCCCATGCCTGCTGCACCAGCGTCGGCAGTATTTCAGAAGACGTGATTGCGAAAAAATTTCGCTTCGGCAGATTTGCAGCCAATTGGGTATCGCGCAACAACTTGGGCTTGCCCAGACCTGGAGCTCTAGAGCAGGATGTGCCAGAGTCTCCGTTCGACGAAGcttccagtctttcaggcGATGCCAGTGAGGCAAAACATGAAGCTGTGGATGAAGCTCTTTCTGAAGAGGCCGGGGTCCAGAGCGAGCCTGATCGGCCCAAATCTGGCCAGGCTGTGGAGTTGCTGCCAAAATTGCTTCGCTACACGAAACTCTTATTTGCGTCGCGCAATTTTTTCTTTGCATATGATTATGATCTCACACGCTCTTTACATATGCAGGAAGCTCGGAAAGATCAGCTGCCCTTCCACAAAGTTGTGGATCCATTGGTATGTGCAACTTGAGGGCCCGCAAGATGTTTTTCGTGAAAATCTGCTTGCTGACTCGTTAGTAGTATTTTTGGAATAGGCATCTGATGAATAAATTTATTGATCACGGGGCTCATGGCTTTGTTCTGCCGTTGATTCAAGGCTTTGTCGGCCAACGTGAGTTCACAATCGCTGGTACTGAGAGGAAACAACCTTCGAAGGACTCTGTGAAAATCGAGGAAGGCCGAATCCTCGGTGAAAAACACGTTGCTGGAGCTTCTGAGACTAATGTCAGCAAACGAGATTATCTTTTGACTCTCATTTCTCGACGTTCTGTCAAGCGACCAGGTCTTCGTTACCTGCGCCGTGGTGTCGATGATGAGGGCAACACAGCCAACACAGTTGAAACCGAGCAGATTCTTTCGTTTCCGGAGTGGACTCCATCTCACCCTGCCTACTCATATTTGCAAGTCCGAGGCTCCATTCCTCTGTATTTCTCGCAGTCCCCATATGCGTTGAAGCCAGTTCCAGTGCTCCATCACTCAGCGGACACGAATCTCCTTGCCTTCAGTAGACATTTCCGAGAGTTCAGTCGACGGTATGGAAATATCCAGGCGGTCTCTCTTATTGACAAGCTAGCTGGGGAATTGAAGCTAGGAGAGCAATATGAGCGATATACCGAATCATTTAATGCTGCCGGTGGGATCGATGGTAAGCCGTTGCAACTTGAATGGTTTGAATTCCACCGCGAGTGCCGGGGCATGAAGTTTGAAAACGTTTCGCGCCTAGTTGACCGACTAAAGGACACATTAAATGACTTCTGCTACACCATCGTCGCAGACAACGATATCCTACAGACCCAAAAGGGCATCGTCAGAACCAATTGCATGGACTGTCTCGATCGCACTGGTGTTGCCCAGTGTGCATTCGGCCAATGGGCTCTCGAGCGTCAACTGGAAAATGAAGGTATTGACATTGATATCGGCGGTGACTCTTCCACCCAATGGTTCAATACGCTATGGGCAGACAACGGAGATGCCATCTCCAAGCAATATTCATCAACCGCAGCCCTGAAGGGGGACTACACCCGTACACGCAAACGAGACTATAGAGGCGCCCTCAACGACTTGGGACTGACACTCTCCCGCTATTACAACAATATCGTAAATGACTTCTTCTCTCAAGCCTGTATCGACTATCTGCTAGGCAACGTCTCCACTCACGTCTTCGACGAGTTCGCCATCCAACTGCAGACTACCGATCCAGGAATCTCAGTTCAAAAGCTCCGCCAGAACGCCATTGACACAAGCTGCAAGATCGTTATCAGTAGCCCCTTTGAAGAGTTCCTAGGCGGCTGGACCATGCTAACACCCCGCCAACCCAACACCCTTCGCACTCTACCCTTTGAAGAATCAGTACTTCTCCTAACAGACGCCGCAGTCTACAGCTGTCGCTTCGACTGGGAGACTGACAAAGTTCTGTCCTTTGAGCGCATCGACCTCCGGTCCATCCAGCGCATCCACTACGGTACATATATCACATCCATATTGACAGATATCCAAGCCAACGAAGCGGCCAACGTTGGACTCGTCATAGTCTACCGCGACGGCGACACAAACACCCTCCGTGTGAATACCCGATCCCTGCAGAGTGGTGTCGATCTCAGCACGCTTGAGACTACTGCCAGCTCCAACAGCGAATGGGATCTCGTTTCCTGGCTACGGGGTAGCAAGCCTGCGACGACGCGGTTCATCGCATTCAAGGGCCTGCCGCTATCGAACCCGGTGGCTAGTCCGCGGCTAGGGCCCAGCGCTGGGACTGTCCAGGAGATGGATCGGGTTCGTTCGGTCTGCTTGGATATAGAGCGGGCGATGCTTGCGGGTCAGGGTCGGAATCTTGAGGCGGTCTCTGTGGTTGAACAGTCTGATATCATCTCGTTGGCGGATGCCAAGAAGAGGACTGGGTGGTTGGAATATCTGGTTTATGATCTTAAGAAGATGGTTTGGGCGTGACTTGACCGGTATTAAGGAGATGAGATGCGAGATCTCTTGCACTGATTCCTCTTTCGTTCACATGGCTCTTCACTCTCGGGTTATAGCTTGCCTCCTCCGTCACTGGCATCTCTTCGAGAGCCTTGGCATCATGTTGGTGAAAAAAGCTAGGTGTATCTTTCCTAACTATCACCAATCTCGAAAGGAGACTAGTCTGGCACTCCAAACCGATCACTAGAATAGATCAATCGAATGCTTTCCCGGAAATTCAAGTGTAAGGACGATGGTATAGTATCGTAGAGGGGACTGTGAAATTGTTTAGTCTTCGATCCATATGGCACCCGTGGCCAGCTGGCTGGTAAAGCCATAGTGAGATCAGCTTGTTGCAAAGGATCAGAATTGCTCAGTCACTCTTGTATAGATTTGGTCTGTTTTTGCGGTGCTGCCCCTTCGGATTCTTTCCATGGTGACTTTTCTCTACATTTCCCCAACTTCAAATGCACCTTCAATCAACAGTCAGAATCCTCCACTCCCATTCCCAGAAAGCTTACCTTTTCCAGATAAATATACTGTGAAATGCAGCCAATCTTTTCTTATATCCGCCTTGGACGTCTACACCCAGAAGACTGACCGCCTACCTTCTTCAGCAATCGCTTTTTTCTGCCCGCAGCACATACACCCCTCTCAGTCTGAAGTCCCCTACGACTTTATTTGATTCGGACCTTGATGCAAAATTCCTTTGGCCAATTATTCCCCGTCTCATTTCTGGATCTGCCTTAGCGGATCGGAGATTTCGGCCTTGTTCCCTTGATCTGGGGAAACGAAGGGGGTCCGTTCCCACATTTTCGGCGGGGCTCCTGTGCTACTCGCACTTTCAACTTACATCTGTCGCATCGAGTCTCTTCACCAAGACGAGATGAATTGGCAACCTCAGCAAGAGCCATTGAGGCAGCTGGCTCGCTACCTTTGCGATTCGCTTAATGGAACTAACCTTCCAGCTCGAGCAGAGGCTGAGCAGGTAAtgtcttttcctttttttctcgTTCCTGTTGAGCTTCCTCTTGACTGCGGTCGCCGCACATGCACTATCTCAAGATGAAAACTAACCTTggatttttttggttcaaaGATGCTCGCACAGGCGACCTCTTCTCCTGATTACGTCAATTACATCACCTACATCTTTTCCAATCCGCAAGCTGCTCCCCTAGCAGGAATTAACGAGAATGAATACCCTACTGTTCGATTTGCCGCTGCCGTAAACGTCAAGACGAAGATTGCCCTTGCTTACCGCACGATTTCCCCCCAAAGCTTGGCCTTCATCAAATCCGCGGCTCTGGTTACCCTACGCGACACCGACCGCAATGTCTCGAGGGCTGTCGGTAACATTATCACCGCAATGGTGCTTCATGGAGGCCTCTTGGCCTGGCCTGAGATTGTCAATGAACTCTTGACTACAGTCGCTAATGCCAATGGGGATGTTACTATGCCGGCTAGGGAAGCTGCAATGGATACCTTGTGCAAGGTCTGTGAGGACAACCGCAAGGTCTTGGACCGTGACTATCAGGGCCAACGCCCCCTGGATATCATTATTCCCAGCTTGCTACAATTCATTTCGGTTGACAGCTCGCGCATTCGGATTGCTTCTCTCAACGCCATCCACGTTTTCTTGCCATTTAAACCCCAGGCATTGACAGACTCGCTTGACCAGTTTCTTTCGCAGTTGTTCAGAATTGCTGGTGATGAAAACACCAGAGTCCGACAAATGGTGTGCCAGTCGTTCTCCCAACTTGTGGAAACTGCGCCGGAAAATTTGGCCCCGCATATGGAAGGATTGGTCAACTACATCATCATGCAACAACAATCTCAAGATGACCCAGAGCTTGCCCTTGATGCTGCTGAGTTCTGGATTGGTGCCGGAGAGCAAGAGCGGTTGCAGGCCGAGTTGGCCCCATATATGCACAAGATCATCCCAGTTCTTCTGCAAAACATGATCtacgacgaggaggaagtgGCTCGACTGATGGACGAGCAAGATGATGCCGATGCCGAGGACCGTGCTGAAGATCTCAAGCCACAGTTTGCCAAATCGAAGGGTGATCGTCTGAACATGTCTAAGCCAGGCGACCAACCGGAATCCTCCCGCACCCTCGAGCAACACACAGAAGAGGGC
The nucleotide sequence above comes from Penicillium digitatum chromosome 1, complete sequence. Encoded proteins:
- a CDS encoding Inositol phosphatase, translated to MPALLHKLAIVATVDGLILHAQASGPRNTASSNNESSSLRINYKADKITSLPAGASEPLDGKDALEAYGLIGLLSVASYTFLVSITQRQQVAQIQGRPIYAVTNVAIIPISSQADASRAIRKAKKESSQEEVTIETFSDEDDLPDNETDRAEAEVEIGSLPASPTCGTSHACCTSVGSISEDVIAKKFRFGRFAANWVSRNNLGLPRPGALEQDVPESPFDEASSLSGDASEAKHEAVDEALSEEAGVQSEPDRPKSGQAVELLPKLLRYTKLLFASRNFFFAYDYDLTRSLHMQEARKDQLPFHKVVDPLYFWNRHLMNKFIDHGAHGFVLPLIQGFVGQREFTIAGTERKQPSKDSVKIEEGRILGEKHVAGASETNVSKRDYLLTLISRRSVKRPGLRYLRRGVDDEGNTANTVETEQILSFPEWTPSHPAYSYLQVRGSIPLYFSQSPYALKPVPVLHHSADTNLLAFSRHFREFSRRYGNIQAVSLIDKLAGELKLGEQYERYTESFNAAGGIDGKPLQLEWFEFHRECRGMKFENVSRLVDRLKDTLNDFCYTIVADNDILQTQKGIVRTNCMDCLDRTGVAQCAFGQWALERQLENEGIDIDIGGDSSTQWFNTLWADNGDAISKQYSSTAALKGDYTRTRKRDYRGALNDLGLTLSRYYNNIVNDFFSQACIDYLLGNVSTHVFDEFAIQLQTTDPGISVQKLRQNAIDTSCKIVISSPFEEFLGGWTMLTPRQPNTLRTLPFEESVLLLTDAAVYSCRFDWETDKVLSFERIDLRSIQRIHYGTYITSILTDIQANEAANVGLVIVYRDGDTNTLRVNTRSLQSGVDLSTLETTASSNSEWDLVSWLRGSKPATTRFIAFKGLPLSNPVASPRLGPSAGTVQEMDRVRSVCLDIERAMLAGQGRNLEAVSVVEQSDIISLADAKKRTGWLEYLVYDLKKMVWA
- a CDS encoding Magnesium transporter NIPA3 yields the protein MLPDKYVGLILAIVSTMAIGTSFVITKKGLMHASERHGFEGEGFSYLKSPVWWSGIVTLALGEVANFAAYAFAPAILVTPLGALSVLIGAVLSSYFLNEILGVLGKLGCAMCLLGSVVIVLHAPPDKQVETVDEILGYAVQPGFLSYCVAVAVFSTLMIYRVAPIYGKKNPLVYISICSTVGSVSVMSVKAFGIALKLTIGGNNQFVHASTYVFAIVTGFCILTQMNYFNKALNSFSTSIVNPLYYVTFTTATLCASFILFKGFNTTDAVNTISLLCGFLTIFTGVYLLNLSRHDPDGHSMVNLKFDEDGVPTDGITSFQTRRSMQSRRSSSSAYFNGNSDREGLIQAFDAENGISMHTLTETSDGEPGPTFPRTNTQTAVHTKRNSQL
- a CDS encoding putative glutamic acid-rich protein; this encodes MEVPATGDSMEMASPYQGQVDDFDFDIDLMEDHVSNMDSEMMGADEFTSTSHPNELNNDAIYDADMADEPSEGSMIDADNYADEDNDIDVQFEEEPYEEEMIETDQAEDVNIATPVIHLEPAGSIEDATSTVKGDATVTNVEPLEAAPQGSSGSVELASIQNEAQASGAEGLDTQAQLSTADADDLAKEPSETCISSETSGHYGKSEIGEEANETSHPAVSETEATQVHKEDSETSQIKHSTEDNHTHKAAHPEAQPLSEENHLVADEDTSLQHVAYIDESLHPVKILYQDCEIALFPPLEGDLADTFFIEDEALAYENIGEIFKALRHVLQKTMAGNEVLVIDIDTLGIQMTEDSFHTSQVTLQQILDLYLRLCRNDGTTDPDALYLTLSTKRAFPAEIADLNDAAIEGKKLSELHFELHTWDEYDEVEAGSDEDLGAHGAEEHEDEVFYTAEAEKEQSIAEVQTTPGLEEEQAPNSEQSQVQAEVVSDAQLEILHAQEKDRSASSVRSVEAAPESQSHLVQPENKESDHFDESRHIERDQEHDHGHGDMNEEHYDSEGRQSDSTATVAALPGASDIKVHIHHVPLDVVVDAGTDQDNEHYYGEDLENNDLGAEEYYEHEDIGSVDDSEAFQKDVTASENADVDAQEPADQTSVLDEDDTDELDAPPTDEFVSEILLQDENNHPSHDRRAPPLESGLNGASDKKEQTPEPADDLLGIAVDLTQNPPKDTEDDALDNFEGIDYNDPEEEFDAPLAADDEGADYHEFDENHFGDYDTHFDDSEAVELVGTDPSLSIPRINQSLSAKRSRDDEDDCDPVVSTVDIKRRRSS